The Leucobacter chromiiresistens genome has a window encoding:
- the rpsD gene encoding 30S ribosomal protein S4, whose product MSTTSRTRSQTRLSRSLGIALTPKAARYLEKRPYGPGQHGRTKRKSDSDYAVRLREKQRLRAQYGIREKQLTIAFKEARRQDGLTGENLVELLEMRLDALVLRAGFARTTAQARQMVVHRHILVDGKIVDRPSFRVKPGQLIHVKARSEAMEPFQVAAAGGHAEVLPNVPGYLEVELDKLQARLVRRPKRVEVPVTCEVQLVVEYYSGR is encoded by the coding sequence GTGTCGACTACGTCGCGTACCCGTTCCCAGACCCGCCTGTCGCGCTCGCTCGGCATCGCGCTGACCCCGAAGGCCGCGCGCTACCTCGAGAAGCGCCCCTACGGCCCCGGCCAGCACGGCCGCACCAAGCGCAAGAGCGACAGCGACTACGCCGTCCGACTGCGCGAGAAGCAGCGTCTCCGCGCCCAGTACGGCATCCGCGAGAAGCAGCTCACCATCGCCTTCAAGGAGGCGCGTCGTCAGGACGGCCTGACCGGTGAGAACCTCGTCGAGCTGCTCGAGATGCGTCTCGACGCCCTCGTGCTGCGCGCGGGCTTCGCGCGCACCACGGCGCAGGCTCGCCAGATGGTCGTGCACCGTCACATCCTCGTCGACGGCAAGATCGTCGACCGCCCCTCGTTCCGCGTGAAGCCGGGTCAGCTCATCCACGTGAAGGCCCGCTCCGAGGCGATGGAGCCCTTCCAGGTCGCCGCTGCCGGCGGCCACGCCGAGGTGCTCCCGAACGTTCCGGGCTACCTCGAGGTCGAGCTCGACAAGCTCCAGGCCCGCCTGGTGCGCCGCCCCAAGCGCGTCGAGGTCCCCGTGACCTGCGAAGTGCAGCTCGTCGTCGAGTACTACTCGGGCCGCTAA
- a CDS encoding shikimate kinase, translated as MSGHRRVARDAGPPEHKPKPSPPTSPLQVIPTVAEEPLESPSKGAKAARSKRRRRRRRPGAQLPDRAIVFVGPMAAGKTSLGKRVARELGVPFVDTDAVIVRRHGPINDFFASQGEAEFRRVEAEVIAEELGAEGCRIVALGGGAVLTESTRALLARHPVVLLMTTQEAVLRTANLARRPLLRDDPQAWGRILQERRPLYEAVADVTYRTDRATQEQLVRRVAQWARNGGRHQRTARRGEKEQS; from the coding sequence ATGAGCGGTCACCGCAGGGTGGCCCGGGATGCGGGGCCGCCGGAGCACAAGCCGAAGCCGTCGCCCCCGACCAGCCCGCTGCAGGTGATCCCGACCGTCGCGGAAGAGCCCCTCGAGTCTCCGTCGAAGGGCGCGAAGGCCGCACGGTCGAAGCGCAGACGGCGGCGCCGCCGGCCGGGCGCGCAGCTCCCCGATCGCGCCATCGTGTTCGTCGGGCCCATGGCCGCGGGGAAGACGAGCCTCGGCAAGCGGGTCGCCCGCGAGCTCGGCGTGCCGTTCGTCGACACCGACGCCGTCATCGTGCGCCGGCACGGGCCGATCAACGACTTCTTCGCGTCGCAGGGCGAAGCGGAGTTCCGACGGGTCGAGGCCGAGGTCATCGCCGAGGAGCTCGGCGCCGAGGGGTGCCGCATCGTCGCACTCGGCGGCGGCGCCGTGCTCACGGAGTCGACCCGCGCGCTCCTGGCCCGGCATCCGGTCGTGCTGCTCATGACGACGCAGGAGGCGGTGCTGCGCACGGCGAACCTCGCGCGTCGACCGCTGCTGCGCGACGACCCCCAGGCATGGGGCCGCATTCTGCAGGAGCGCAGGCCTCTGTACGAGGCCGTCGCAGACGTCACGTACCGCACCGACCGTGCGACCCAAGAACAGCTCGTCCGTCGCGTCGCCCAGTGGGCCCGCAACGGCGGACGCCATCAGCGCACCGCCCGTCGGGGCGAGAAGGAGCAGTCATGA
- the aroC gene encoding chorismate synthase has translation MLRWLTAGESHGPELIAVLEGLPAGVPVSLDGIRADLARRKLGYGRGSRMKFEQDELNLSGGVVQGVSIGGPVAIRIGNTEWPKWTEVMSAEATELSEKSRGRGAPLTRPRPGHADLAGMQKYGFDEARPVLERASARETAARVALGAVARAFLAELGIRLVSHTISMGDVQVPAGYALPRPDDVDALDADPLRCFDAETSARMVAEVDDTKKSGDTLGGIVEVLAYGLPPGLGSYVHWDRRLDSRLAGALMGIQAIKGVEVGDGFETTRRRGSAAHDELHLDSGRIARETSRAGGIEGGMTTGQVLRVRAGMKPIATVPHALPTVDIATGEESKAHHQRSDVSAVPAAGVVAEAMTALVLADAVTEKFGGDSVSETRRNLEAYIAAIPERLSTVIES, from the coding sequence ATGCTGCGTTGGCTGACCGCCGGAGAATCTCACGGCCCCGAACTGATCGCTGTTCTCGAGGGGCTGCCTGCCGGCGTCCCGGTATCGCTCGACGGGATCCGCGCGGATCTCGCGCGCCGCAAGCTGGGGTACGGCCGCGGCTCGCGCATGAAGTTCGAGCAGGATGAGCTGAACCTCTCGGGGGGAGTGGTGCAGGGCGTGTCCATCGGCGGCCCCGTCGCGATCCGCATCGGCAACACGGAGTGGCCGAAGTGGACCGAGGTGATGTCGGCCGAGGCGACCGAACTCTCGGAGAAGTCCCGCGGACGCGGGGCGCCGCTCACCCGCCCGCGGCCCGGGCACGCCGATCTCGCCGGAATGCAGAAGTACGGCTTCGACGAGGCCCGCCCCGTGCTCGAACGGGCGAGCGCGCGCGAGACCGCCGCGCGCGTCGCGCTCGGCGCCGTCGCCCGCGCCTTCCTCGCAGAGCTCGGCATCAGGCTCGTCAGCCACACCATCTCGATGGGCGACGTGCAGGTTCCCGCAGGTTACGCCCTGCCCCGGCCCGACGACGTCGATGCGCTCGACGCGGACCCGCTGCGCTGCTTCGACGCCGAGACCAGCGCCCGCATGGTCGCCGAGGTCGACGACACGAAGAAGTCGGGCGACACGCTCGGCGGCATCGTCGAGGTGCTCGCGTACGGCCTCCCGCCCGGGCTCGGCTCCTACGTGCACTGGGATCGACGACTGGATTCGCGGCTCGCCGGAGCGCTCATGGGCATTCAGGCGATCAAGGGGGTCGAGGTCGGCGATGGATTCGAGACGACGCGACGCCGTGGATCGGCGGCGCACGACGAATTGCATCTCGACTCGGGCCGGATCGCGCGCGAGACGTCTCGCGCGGGAGGCATCGAGGGCGGGATGACGACGGGTCAGGTGCTCCGGGTGCGCGCGGGCATGAAGCCGATCGCGACCGTGCCGCACGCGCTGCCGACCGTCGACATCGCGACCGGCGAGGAGTCGAAGGCGCATCACCAGCGCAGCGACGTCTCGGCGGTGCCCGCCGCCGGCGTCGTGGCCGAAGCGATGACCGCGCTCGTGCTCGCAGACGCGGTCACCGAGAAGTTCGGCGGAGACAGCGTCTCCGAGACCCGTCGCAACCTCGAGGCGTACATCGCGGCGATTCCGGAGCGCCTGTCGACCGTCATCGAGTCGTGA
- a CDS encoding replication-associated recombination protein A, translating into MRPRSLDEVVGQQHLLKPGSPLRTLASDAAGGGGAVSVILWGPPGTGKTTLAQAIAHSSGRRFVELSAVTAGIKDVRTVMERALNDRDLYDIATVLFLDEIHRFTKAQQDALLPGVENGWVTLVAATTENPSFSVISPLLSRSLLLTLEPLADPDLRNLLERAVTDPRGLAGAVEVTDEAFEALVQVASGDARRALTGLEAAGASAVASAEGDGTPVVTGETVAISIDRALLRYDKNGDQHYDVISAFIKSLRGSDPDAAIHYLARMIEAGEDPRFIARRLMVHAAEDVGMADPQALPIAVAAAEATQLIGLPEARIPLAEATIYIATAPKSNAVITAIDAAIADVKAGRFGLVPKHLRDAHYPGAKRMGHGKGYRYPHSDPRGVSQQQYLPDELRGRVYYEPTQHGNERGVGERLEKIRRITRGSSDSSP; encoded by the coding sequence ATGCGTCCGCGATCGCTCGACGAGGTCGTCGGCCAGCAGCACCTGCTGAAGCCGGGATCGCCGCTGCGCACGCTCGCGTCGGACGCGGCGGGCGGCGGGGGAGCCGTCTCCGTGATCCTCTGGGGCCCGCCCGGCACCGGGAAGACGACGCTCGCCCAGGCGATCGCGCACTCGAGCGGGCGGCGCTTCGTGGAGCTGTCGGCGGTGACGGCGGGGATCAAGGACGTGCGCACGGTGATGGAGCGGGCGCTCAACGATCGCGACCTCTACGACATCGCGACCGTGCTCTTCCTCGACGAGATCCACCGGTTCACGAAGGCGCAGCAGGATGCGCTCCTGCCGGGTGTCGAGAACGGCTGGGTGACCCTCGTGGCCGCGACGACCGAGAACCCGTCGTTCTCGGTGATCAGCCCGCTGCTCTCGCGCTCGCTGCTGCTCACGCTGGAGCCGCTGGCGGATCCCGACCTCAGAAACCTGCTGGAGCGCGCGGTCACCGATCCGCGCGGGCTGGCAGGCGCGGTCGAGGTGACCGACGAGGCGTTCGAGGCGCTCGTGCAGGTGGCCTCGGGCGACGCCCGTCGCGCGCTCACGGGCCTCGAGGCCGCCGGAGCGTCGGCGGTCGCGAGCGCCGAGGGCGACGGGACTCCGGTGGTCACGGGCGAGACCGTCGCCATCTCGATCGATCGCGCGCTGCTGCGCTACGACAAGAACGGCGATCAGCACTACGACGTCATCAGCGCCTTCATCAAGTCGCTGCGCGGATCGGATCCCGACGCGGCGATCCACTATCTCGCGCGCATGATCGAGGCGGGGGAGGATCCGCGGTTCATCGCCCGCAGGCTCATGGTGCACGCCGCCGAGGATGTCGGCATGGCGGATCCCCAGGCGCTCCCGATCGCCGTCGCCGCCGCGGAGGCGACGCAGTTGATCGGGCTCCCGGAGGCGCGCATCCCGCTCGCCGAGGCGACGATCTACATCGCGACCGCGCCCAAGTCGAATGCGGTCATCACCGCGATCGACGCCGCGATCGCCGACGTCAAAGCCGGTCGGTTCGGCCTGGTGCCGAAGCATCTGCGCGACGCCCACTACCCGGGAGCGAAGCGGATGGGGCACGGCAAGGGCTACCGCTACCCCCACAGCGACCCGCGCGGGGTGTCGCAGCAGCAGTATCTGCCCGACGAGCTGCGGGGCCGCGTGTACTACGAGCCGACGCAGCACGGCAACGAGCGCGGGGTGGGGGAGCGGCTCGAGAAGATCCGTCGGATCACCCGGGGGTCGAGCGACTCCTCCCCGTGA
- a CDS encoding DUF349 domain-containing protein translates to MVSEASNETSWGRVDEDRTVYVREGDAERVVGSFPDGTPEEALSYFTRKFADLEGQVTLLEARIARGTADASAADTVAKLREQLVEPAAVGDIAGLRARVEKLASKTAELSEKQNAEREAARAEAVAKREAIAAEAERLAGQPAASIRWKDTSQAFEQLFTDWQTAQRSGPQIPKSQADALWKRFRSARQSFDSARRAHFAQMDATNKDVKQRKERIIAAAEALAPRGVDGIPAYRALLDDWKAAGRASRKLDDQLWARFKAAGDVLYEAKAAEAAQTNEEYAENLTAKQALLDEASPILEVRDHAAARKQLTAIQLRWDELGRVPREALRDIEGRLRKIEDHVKQLEDEHWSKTNPETKARSEGLRGQLEASIADLTAELEAARAAGDAGKVKDAEEKLATQQSWLAAIGD, encoded by the coding sequence ATCGTGAGCGAAGCGAGCAACGAGACGTCCTGGGGACGAGTCGACGAAGACCGTACCGTCTACGTGCGCGAGGGCGACGCCGAACGCGTCGTCGGCTCATTCCCCGACGGCACCCCGGAGGAGGCGCTCTCGTACTTCACCCGCAAGTTCGCCGACCTCGAGGGGCAGGTGACCCTGCTCGAGGCGCGCATTGCCCGCGGCACCGCCGACGCCTCGGCCGCCGACACCGTCGCCAAGCTCCGCGAGCAGCTCGTCGAGCCGGCCGCCGTCGGCGACATCGCCGGCCTGCGCGCGCGCGTCGAGAAGCTCGCATCGAAGACGGCCGAGCTGAGCGAGAAGCAGAACGCCGAGCGCGAAGCCGCTCGCGCGGAGGCCGTCGCGAAGCGCGAGGCCATCGCCGCCGAGGCCGAGCGCCTCGCAGGGCAGCCCGCGGCGTCGATCCGCTGGAAGGACACGAGCCAGGCCTTCGAGCAACTCTTCACCGACTGGCAGACCGCCCAGCGCAGCGGCCCCCAGATTCCGAAGTCGCAGGCGGATGCGCTCTGGAAGCGGTTCCGCTCCGCCCGGCAGTCGTTCGACTCGGCGCGGCGCGCGCACTTCGCGCAGATGGACGCGACCAACAAGGACGTGAAGCAGCGCAAGGAGCGCATCATCGCCGCAGCGGAAGCGCTGGCGCCTCGCGGCGTCGACGGCATTCCCGCGTACCGGGCCCTCCTCGACGACTGGAAGGCCGCCGGGCGGGCGAGCCGCAAGCTCGACGATCAGCTCTGGGCCCGGTTCAAGGCGGCGGGAGACGTGCTGTACGAGGCGAAGGCCGCGGAGGCCGCGCAGACGAACGAGGAGTACGCCGAGAACCTGACGGCGAAGCAGGCGCTCCTCGACGAGGCGTCGCCGATTCTGGAGGTGCGCGATCACGCGGCCGCGCGCAAGCAGCTCACCGCGATCCAGCTGCGCTGGGACGAGCTCGGCCGGGTGCCGCGCGAAGCTCTGCGCGACATCGAGGGCCGTCTGCGGAAGATCGAGGATCACGTCAAGCAGCTGGAAGACGAGCACTGGAGCAAGACGAACCCCGAGACGAAGGCGCGCAGCGAGGGCCTCCGAGGCCAGCTCGAGGCGTCGATCGCCGATCTCACCGCCGAACTCGAAGCGGCCCGCGCAGCGGGCGACGCGGGGAAGGTGAAGGACGCAGAGGAGAAGCTCGCCACGCAGCAGTCGTGGCTCGCCGCCATCGGCGACTGA
- the mltG gene encoding endolytic transglycosylase MltG has translation MNARTREDRRRTGRRILISLLVAVLLLGGLAGAGAYLWSHYGDGISQALGWTSNDYEGEGTGEVVVVITEGEIGEDIAASLEEAGVVKTAEAFYSLLLEQPEEVAFLPGSYRVKSQMSAQAALDALENPENRMAFTAIIPEGNTVEKTLELVSAGASIPLEELQAAAADVSAYGLPAGVDSLEGWLFPATYEFEEDTTGAEAIAKMVDTQIQVLDEMGVAPESREEVLTKASIVQREGGRIEDFPKVARVIENRLAEGMLLQMDSTAQYGYGQHADGSVWSTDEALADDNPWNTYVNKGLPKGPIANPGRDAISAVLNPPAGDWVYFVAVNLETGESVFSTTQEEHEAAIGQFREWCAANPDQGC, from the coding sequence GTGAACGCACGCACGCGCGAGGATCGGCGACGGACGGGCAGGCGGATCCTCATCTCGCTGCTCGTCGCGGTACTGCTGCTCGGGGGTCTCGCCGGCGCCGGCGCCTATCTCTGGTCGCACTACGGCGACGGCATCTCGCAGGCGCTCGGCTGGACGTCGAACGACTACGAGGGCGAGGGCACGGGCGAGGTCGTCGTGGTCATCACCGAGGGCGAGATCGGCGAGGACATCGCCGCGTCGCTCGAAGAGGCCGGCGTGGTGAAGACCGCGGAGGCGTTCTACAGCCTGCTGCTCGAACAGCCCGAGGAGGTCGCCTTCCTGCCCGGCTCCTACCGCGTCAAGTCGCAGATGAGCGCCCAGGCGGCGCTCGACGCGCTGGAGAACCCCGAGAACCGCATGGCGTTCACCGCGATCATCCCGGAGGGCAACACCGTCGAGAAGACGCTCGAACTCGTCTCCGCCGGTGCGAGCATTCCGCTGGAGGAGCTCCAGGCGGCCGCAGCGGACGTGAGCGCCTACGGCCTGCCCGCCGGAGTCGACTCCCTCGAGGGGTGGCTGTTCCCCGCCACCTACGAATTCGAGGAGGACACGACGGGGGCCGAGGCGATCGCCAAGATGGTCGACACGCAGATCCAAGTGCTCGACGAGATGGGCGTCGCACCGGAGTCGCGCGAGGAGGTGCTCACGAAGGCGTCCATCGTGCAGCGCGAGGGCGGCCGCATCGAGGACTTCCCGAAGGTCGCGCGCGTGATCGAGAACCGGCTGGCGGAGGGAATGCTGCTGCAGATGGACTCGACGGCGCAGTACGGCTACGGTCAGCACGCCGACGGCAGCGTGTGGTCGACGGACGAGGCCCTCGCCGATGACAACCCCTGGAACACGTACGTCAACAAGGGGCTGCCGAAGGGTCCGATCGCGAACCCGGGCCGGGACGCCATCTCGGCGGTGCTGAACCCTCCGGCGGGCGACTGGGTCTACTTCGTCGCCGTGAACCTCGAGACGGGGGAGTCGGTCTTCTCGACGACGCAGGAGGAGCACGAGGCCGCTATCGGGCAGTTCCGCGAGTGGTGCGCCGCGAATCCCGATCAGGGCTGCTGA
- a CDS encoding shikimate dehydrogenase family protein: protein MTARLAVLGFPIAHSRSPRIHAAAYRELGLDWHYSAVRCGEEGLAPFLQGRGAEWRGFSVTMPLKVEAHRIAGELDAVAAESGVVNTLLRRGDGGWFGANTDVPGLSAAIARARLDVRCTVVLGSGATAVSAILAARRLGAERITLLARNADAGRTLVDRFTGTRAAPDAAPMELVYGGDGTEPPSEPDARTLVISALPGPAAARVPLPQGLTGTPLFDVAYDPWPSPLAARWREAGGEAHPGTEMLVEQALVQVRIFVHGDPTRPLDDDEAAVRSAMRRAV from the coding sequence GTGACCGCGAGACTCGCGGTGCTCGGGTTCCCGATCGCCCACTCACGATCGCCGCGCATCCACGCGGCGGCCTACCGCGAGCTCGGGCTCGACTGGCACTACTCCGCGGTGCGATGCGGCGAGGAGGGTCTCGCCCCGTTCCTGCAGGGCCGCGGCGCCGAGTGGCGCGGCTTCTCGGTCACGATGCCGCTCAAGGTCGAGGCGCACCGGATCGCCGGCGAGCTCGACGCGGTCGCCGCTGAGAGCGGCGTCGTGAACACGCTGCTGCGCCGGGGCGACGGCGGTTGGTTCGGGGCGAACACCGACGTGCCCGGATTGTCCGCGGCGATCGCACGCGCCCGCCTCGACGTGCGGTGCACCGTGGTGCTCGGCTCCGGCGCCACGGCGGTGTCGGCGATCCTCGCGGCGCGCCGGCTCGGCGCGGAGCGCATCACCCTGCTCGCTCGCAACGCGGATGCCGGGCGGACGCTCGTCGATCGCTTCACGGGGACGCGAGCCGCGCCCGACGCCGCGCCGATGGAGCTCGTGTACGGCGGCGACGGGACGGAGCCCCCGAGCGAGCCCGACGCGCGCACGCTGGTGATCTCCGCCCTGCCCGGACCCGCGGCCGCCCGCGTCCCGCTCCCGCAGGGCCTCACCGGCACCCCGCTCTTCGACGTCGCCTACGATCCGTGGCCCTCGCCCCTCGCGGCGCGATGGCGCGAAGCCGGCGGTGAGGCGCACCCGGGCACGGAGATGCTCGTGGAGCAGGCCCTCGTGCAGGTGCGCATCTTCGTGCACGGCGATCCGACCCGACCGCTCGACGACGACGAGGCGGCGGTGCGCAGCGCAATGCGCCGCGCTGTCTGA
- the ruvX gene encoding Holliday junction resolvase RuvX, which yields MRTGVRIGVDVGKARIGVAQSDPHGMLATPVETVPRAASGDADLVRIAAIAAELGAFEAVVGLPLNLRGERTPSTEDAERFAHALAAHPAAADIAVRLVDERLSTVSAQGQLRAAGKRTKQSRSIIDQAAAVVILQHALDIERSTGAVPGHAVEATTTVTEEATE from the coding sequence GTGCGCACCGGTGTACGCATCGGCGTCGACGTGGGCAAGGCCCGAATCGGCGTGGCGCAGAGCGACCCGCACGGCATGCTCGCGACGCCCGTGGAGACGGTTCCCCGCGCCGCGAGCGGCGATGCCGACCTCGTGCGGATCGCCGCGATCGCAGCCGAGCTCGGCGCGTTCGAAGCGGTGGTCGGGCTGCCGCTCAACCTGCGCGGTGAGCGCACCCCGTCGACGGAGGATGCGGAGCGGTTCGCGCACGCGCTCGCCGCGCATCCCGCTGCAGCCGACATCGCGGTGCGCCTCGTCGACGAGCGGCTCTCGACCGTGTCGGCGCAGGGTCAGCTGCGGGCTGCGGGCAAGCGCACGAAGCAGAGCAGATCCATCATCGATCAGGCCGCGGCGGTCGTGATCCTGCAGCACGCCCTCGATATCGAGCGATCGACCGGTGCGGTGCCGGGTCACGCGGTAGAGGCGACAACGACGGTGACCGAGGAGGCCACGGAGTGA
- the alaS gene encoding alanine--tRNA ligase, translating into MQTAEIHRRWLDFFEKKGHTVVPSASLVSDDPSLMFTVAGMVPFVPYLSGLVPAPFDRATSVQKCIRTNDIEEVGKTPRHGTFFQMCGNFSFGDYFKEGAIRFAWELLTTSEADGGLGFAPEDLWVTVYEEDEEAIALWREHSTLPDERIQRLGKDTNYWSTGQPGPAGPCSEIFYDLGPEYGVDGGPATDDDRYVEIWNLVFMQYEVADVRSKTDFTILGELPRKNIDTGMGLERVAFIKQGVQNMYEIDQVRPVLDRAAEIAGKTYGADHADDVRLRVIADHVRSGLMLIADGVTPSNEGRGYILRRLLRRVTLSMRLLGVEGPCFAELFPVSRDAMRAAYPAVAEDFAFIERAAYAEEKTFLRTLASGIQILDSAVDAAKSANAAVPGDTAFLLHDTHGFPIELTLEIAEEAGVPVDAEVFTSLMQEQRDRAKADAKAKKGQRADLSIYKELRGLGETLFTGYDELVHEGRVLGIVVDGAPVREAHEGDIAELVLSETSLFAESGGQDADQGRIIGDGFEAEVLDVQKPVAGLIVHTVRVVIGTIGIDARAETRVDADYRRGATQAHSGTHIVHAALRDVIGQSAHQTGSYNKAGYLRLDFAHTEALSAETKSEIEEISNLAIRSDYDVVTREMPLDEAKALGAMALFGEKYGDRVRVVDIGGPWSRELCAGTHVTSSAEIGMINLISESSVGSTNRRVESLVGIEAFRNFAAERAIVQQLTGGLKVPRGELVTKVQDLGAQLRAAEKKIAALEAEKLRERVPQLLAGAEQLGGVRAVLASLGAVGSADDIRSLALTVREQLGSQPGVVVLAGEAGGKPVVIAATTPAGREAGARAGALVRTGAQILGGGGGGKDDLAQGGGTDAAQIDAALAEIRRSLGG; encoded by the coding sequence ATGCAGACCGCCGAAATCCATCGCCGCTGGCTCGACTTCTTCGAGAAGAAGGGGCACACCGTGGTCCCGTCCGCGTCGCTCGTCAGCGACGACCCGAGCCTCATGTTCACGGTCGCCGGCATGGTGCCCTTCGTGCCCTACCTGAGCGGTCTCGTGCCGGCTCCCTTCGACCGCGCGACGAGCGTGCAGAAGTGCATCCGCACGAACGACATCGAGGAGGTCGGCAAGACCCCGCGTCATGGCACCTTCTTCCAGATGTGCGGCAACTTCTCGTTCGGCGACTACTTCAAAGAGGGCGCGATCCGCTTCGCCTGGGAGCTGCTGACGACGAGCGAGGCCGACGGCGGCCTCGGCTTCGCGCCGGAGGACCTCTGGGTGACGGTGTACGAGGAGGACGAGGAGGCGATCGCGCTGTGGCGCGAGCACTCGACCCTCCCCGACGAGCGCATCCAGCGGCTCGGCAAGGACACGAACTACTGGTCGACGGGCCAGCCGGGCCCCGCGGGCCCCTGCTCCGAGATCTTCTACGACCTCGGCCCGGAGTACGGCGTCGACGGCGGTCCGGCGACCGACGACGACCGCTACGTCGAGATCTGGAACCTGGTCTTCATGCAGTACGAGGTCGCCGACGTGCGGTCGAAGACCGACTTCACCATTCTGGGCGAGCTGCCCCGCAAGAACATCGACACGGGCATGGGCCTGGAGCGCGTCGCGTTCATCAAGCAGGGCGTGCAGAACATGTACGAGATCGATCAGGTGCGCCCGGTGCTCGATCGCGCGGCCGAGATCGCGGGCAAGACGTACGGCGCGGATCACGCCGACGACGTGCGGCTGAGAGTCATCGCCGATCACGTGCGCAGCGGCCTCATGCTCATCGCCGACGGCGTGACCCCGTCGAACGAGGGGCGCGGCTACATTCTGCGGCGCCTGCTTCGCCGCGTCACGCTGTCGATGCGCCTGCTCGGCGTGGAGGGGCCCTGCTTCGCCGAGCTCTTCCCCGTCTCGCGCGACGCCATGCGGGCGGCGTACCCGGCCGTCGCCGAGGACTTCGCATTCATCGAGCGCGCCGCGTACGCGGAGGAGAAGACCTTCCTGCGCACCCTCGCCTCCGGCATTCAGATCCTCGACTCGGCGGTCGACGCCGCGAAGTCGGCGAATGCTGCGGTGCCGGGCGACACCGCCTTCCTGCTGCACGACACCCACGGATTCCCGATCGAGCTCACGCTCGAGATCGCGGAGGAGGCCGGCGTGCCCGTCGACGCCGAGGTCTTCACATCGCTGATGCAGGAGCAGCGCGATCGTGCGAAGGCCGACGCGAAGGCGAAGAAGGGCCAGCGCGCCGATCTGTCGATCTACAAGGAGCTGCGCGGGCTGGGCGAGACCCTCTTCACCGGGTACGACGAGCTCGTGCACGAGGGCCGGGTGCTCGGGATCGTGGTCGACGGCGCCCCGGTTCGCGAGGCGCACGAGGGCGATATCGCCGAACTCGTGCTCTCCGAGACCTCGCTGTTCGCCGAGTCCGGGGGACAGGACGCCGATCAGGGGCGGATCATCGGCGACGGCTTCGAAGCCGAGGTGCTCGATGTGCAGAAGCCCGTCGCCGGGCTGATCGTGCACACCGTCCGCGTGGTCATCGGCACGATCGGCATCGATGCGCGGGCGGAGACCCGAGTCGATGCCGATTACCGGCGCGGTGCGACGCAGGCGCACTCGGGCACCCACATCGTGCACGCGGCGCTGCGCGACGTCATCGGCCAGAGCGCGCACCAGACCGGTTCGTACAACAAGGCCGGGTACCTGCGCCTCGACTTCGCGCACACCGAGGCCCTGTCGGCGGAGACGAAGAGCGAGATCGAGGAGATCTCGAACCTCGCGATCCGCTCCGATTACGATGTGGTGACCCGCGAGATGCCCCTCGACGAAGCCAAGGCGCTCGGGGCGATGGCGCTCTTCGGCGAGAAGTACGGCGACCGCGTGCGCGTGGTCGACATCGGAGGCCCCTGGTCGCGCGAGCTCTGCGCCGGAACGCACGTGACGAGTTCGGCCGAGATCGGCATGATCAACCTCATCTCCGAGAGTTCGGTCGGTTCCACCAACCGGCGCGTGGAGTCGCTGGTCGGCATCGAGGCGTTCCGCAACTTCGCCGCGGAGCGCGCGATCGTGCAGCAGCTCACCGGGGGCCTCAAGGTGCCCCGCGGAGAGCTCGTCACCAAGGTGCAGGATCTGGGCGCGCAGCTGCGCGCCGCCGAGAAGAAGATCGCGGCGCTCGAGGCGGAGAAGCTGCGCGAGCGAGTTCCGCAGCTGCTCGCGGGAGCGGAGCAGCTCGGCGGGGTGCGCGCGGTGCTCGCGTCGCTCGGCGCGGTGGGCTCGGCGGACGACATCCGCTCCCTCGCGCTCACCGTTCGCGAGCAGCTCGGCTCGCAGCCCGGCGTCGTGGTGCTCGCGGGTGAGGCGGGCGGCAAGCCCGTGGTCATCGCTGCGACCACGCCCGCGGGCCGCGAGGCCGGTGCCCGGGCCGGCGCCCTGGTGCGCACCGGGGCGCAGATCCTCGGCGGAGGCGGCGGCGGCAAGGACGACCTCGCGCAGGGCGGCGGAACCGACGCCGCGCAGATCGACGCGGCGCTCGCCGAGATCCGCCGTTCCCTGGGCGGCTGA